A DNA window from Arachis duranensis cultivar V14167 chromosome 3, aradu.V14167.gnm2.J7QH, whole genome shotgun sequence contains the following coding sequences:
- the LOC107478561 gene encoding phosphatidylglycerophosphate phosphatase PTPMT2, giving the protein MCGMKIEESDDTGSSRDEEKGEMQIVRVDSKRALVGAVARILFYPTLLYNVLRNKIEAEFRWWDQVDEFLLLGAVPFPKDVPHLKKLGVGGVITLNEPYETLVPSSLYHAHGIDHLVIPTRDYLFAPSFADISRAVQFIHQNSTCGKTTYVHCKAGRGRSTTIVLCYLIEYKHMTAAAALEYVRSQRPRVMLAPSQWKAVQKYSKRRPCSLARSPSWDAVLITKADLEGYQSSGNAGMELAIAPKVPKTNPMISRLSCLFASLKTSGNSVPMTRWLPVSESRAC; this is encoded by the exons ATGTGTGGCATGAAGATCGAGGAGTCAGACGATACGGGGAGTAGTAGGGATGAAGAGAAGGGGGAGATGCAGATTGTGAGGGTTGATTCAAAGAGAGCGTTGGTGGGAGCAGTTGCTCGGATCCTGTTTTACCCGACACTCTTGTATAATGTGCTTCGTAACAAGATTGAAGCTGAATTCAGGTGGTGGGATCAAGTTGATGAG TTTTTGTTGCTGGGCGCAGTCCCATTCCCCAAAGATGTTCCTCACTTGAAGAAGCTTGGCGTTGGTGGTGTAATAACTCTTAATGAACCGTATGAAACTTTGGTGCCTTCATCATTGTATCAT GCTCATGGAATTGATCACTTGGTAATTCCCACAAGGGATTATCTCTTTGCCCCCTCCTTTGCTGATATCAGCCGGGCTGTGCAGTTCATTCATC AGAATTCAACTTGTGGTAAAACTACTTATGTTCACTGTAAAGCTGGGCGGGGAAGGAGTACAACAATTGTGCTTTGCTATCTG ATTGAATACAAGCACATGACAGCTGCTGCTGCCCTGGAATATGTGCGGTCTCAAAGACCCAGAGTGATGCTAGCTCCATCGCAATGGAAG GCTGTTCAAAAGTATAGCAAACGCAGACCTTGTTCTTTAGCACGCTCACCCTCATGGGATGCAGTTCTTATAACCAAAGCTGATCTTGAAGGCTACCAGAGCTCTGGTAATGCTGGTATGGAGCTGGCCATTGCTCCTAAAGTGCCAAAGACTAATCCCATGATATCAAGACTATCTTGTCTGTTTGCATCCTTAAAGACATCCGGAAATAGTGTACCCATGACGAGGTGGTTACCGGTTTCTGAGTCACGTGCTTGTTAA